In the genome of Streptomyces racemochromogenes, one region contains:
- a CDS encoding acyl-CoA dehydrogenase family protein — protein MDFRLTRDQRDVRAGVRALLAGRYGREALRSDVERAAGAGVEPGAGAAPGAGVDRSLWRELGEAGFFSLRLPESEGGAGLGLPEAVLVFEEAGRVLLPGPLVATHLAAGVVPGAASGAAVVTAFDLDGPLVAHLGGADAVLGMPEVPAGVPVRSADPLTPLWRARGVLPAGYRDTGALLTAALQAGSALRTVELAVRYAGEREQFGQPIGGFQAVKHLCSGMLVRAEVARTAVYAAAVTGDSAEIAAAKMLADGAAVRGARDCLQVYGGMGFTWEADVHLHLKRAWVRAEQWRTAAGAEELLAEALLTEASASASASASASASASASASASAG, from the coding sequence GTGGACTTCCGGCTGACGCGGGACCAGCGGGACGTGCGCGCGGGCGTCCGGGCCCTCCTCGCGGGGCGGTACGGGCGCGAGGCGCTGCGGTCCGACGTGGAGCGGGCGGCGGGGGCCGGGGTGGAGCCGGGGGCCGGGGCGGCGCCGGGGGCCGGGGTGGACCGTTCGCTCTGGCGGGAGCTGGGGGAGGCGGGCTTCTTCTCGCTCCGGCTGCCGGAGTCCGAGGGCGGGGCGGGCCTCGGCCTGCCGGAGGCGGTGCTCGTCTTCGAGGAGGCCGGACGGGTGCTGCTGCCCGGGCCGCTGGTGGCCACCCACCTGGCCGCCGGAGTGGTCCCGGGGGCGGCTTCGGGCGCGGCGGTGGTGACGGCCTTCGACCTGGACGGGCCGCTGGTGGCCCACCTGGGCGGGGCCGACGCCGTGCTGGGGATGCCGGAGGTGCCGGCCGGGGTGCCGGTGCGCTCGGCGGACCCGCTGACCCCGCTGTGGCGGGCCCGGGGCGTGCTGCCGGCCGGGTACCGGGACACGGGGGCGCTGCTGACGGCGGCGCTCCAGGCCGGGAGCGCGCTGCGGACGGTGGAGCTGGCGGTGCGGTACGCGGGGGAGCGCGAGCAGTTCGGGCAGCCCATCGGGGGCTTCCAGGCCGTCAAGCACCTGTGCTCGGGGATGCTGGTGCGGGCCGAGGTGGCCCGTACCGCGGTCTACGCGGCGGCGGTCACCGGGGACTCCGCCGAGATCGCCGCCGCCAAGATGCTCGCGGACGGGGCGGCGGTGCGGGGGGCCCGGGACTGCCTCCAGGTGTACGGCGGGATGGGCTTCACGTGGGAGGCGGACGTCCACCTGCACCTGAAGCGGGCCTGGGTGCGGGCGGAGCAGTGGCGTACGGCGGCGGGGGCGGAGGAACTGCTGGCGGAGGCGCTGCTGACGGAGGCGTCGGCGTCGGCGTCGGCGTCGGCGTCGGCGTCGGCGTCGGCGTCGGCGTCGGCGTCGGCGTCGGCGGGATAG
- a CDS encoding acyl-CoA dehydrogenase family protein has protein sequence MDLAYSEEERDFRARLREWLVKVLPELPPRPSPDDWPGRRAYDLGWQRRLYDAGYAGLHWPVDAGGRGATPTQHLIFLEETERAGAPYVGANFVGLLHAGPTIAAEGTPEQRARWLPPVLRGDEVWCQGFSEPGAGSDLASLRTRAVRDGDAYVVTGSKIWTSHAEVADWCELLVRTDPAAPKHRGITWLAMPMDAPGVTVRPLRTLVGSAEFAEVFLDEVRVPAANRVGAENDGWRVTMVTLSFERGTAFVGEVVACRRTLGELARAAKANGRWDDPVLRRRLGRLYGEFGALWRLTQWNVSEAQGAGGVPGTGGSVFKLAYSHARQELYEAAAEVLGAQSLSLEEEWTAQRLSSLSYTIAAGTSQIQHNIVAERILGLPKGR, from the coding sequence ATGGACCTGGCCTACTCCGAGGAGGAGCGGGACTTCCGCGCCCGGCTGCGCGAATGGCTCGTCAAGGTGCTGCCCGAGCTGCCGCCCAGGCCCTCGCCCGACGACTGGCCCGGCCGGCGCGCCTACGACCTCGGCTGGCAGCGCAGGCTGTACGACGCCGGCTACGCGGGCCTGCACTGGCCCGTCGACGCCGGCGGGCGCGGCGCCACCCCGACCCAGCACCTGATCTTCCTGGAGGAGACGGAACGCGCGGGCGCCCCGTACGTCGGCGCGAACTTCGTCGGCCTGCTGCACGCGGGACCCACCATCGCCGCCGAAGGCACCCCCGAGCAGCGGGCGCGCTGGCTGCCGCCCGTACTGCGCGGGGACGAGGTGTGGTGCCAGGGCTTCAGCGAGCCGGGCGCCGGCTCCGACCTGGCCTCCCTGCGCACCCGGGCGGTGCGCGACGGGGACGCGTACGTCGTCACCGGCTCCAAGATCTGGACCTCGCACGCCGAGGTCGCCGACTGGTGCGAGCTGCTGGTGCGCACCGACCCGGCCGCGCCCAAGCACCGGGGGATCACCTGGCTGGCGATGCCGATGGACGCGCCCGGCGTCACGGTCCGGCCGCTGCGCACCCTCGTGGGGTCGGCCGAGTTCGCGGAGGTGTTCCTGGACGAGGTCCGGGTGCCGGCCGCGAACCGGGTCGGCGCCGAGAACGACGGCTGGCGGGTCACGATGGTCACCCTGTCCTTCGAGCGCGGCACCGCCTTCGTCGGGGAGGTCGTCGCCTGCCGGCGGACGCTGGGCGAGCTGGCCCGCGCAGCGAAGGCGAACGGCCGCTGGGACGACCCGGTACTGCGCCGGCGGCTGGGGCGGCTGTACGGGGAGTTCGGGGCGCTGTGGCGGCTCACGCAGTGGAACGTCAGCGAGGCGCAGGGCGCGGGCGGCGTCCCGGGCACCGGCGGCAGCGTCTTCAAGCTGGCGTACTCGCACGCCCGGCAGGAGCTGTACGAGGCGGCCGCGGAGGTCCTGGGCGCGCAGTCGCTGTCGCTGGAGGAGGAGTGGACGGCGCAGCGGCTCTCCTCGCTGTCGTACACCATCGCGGCGGGCACCTCCCAGATCCAGCACAACATCGTGGCCGAGCGGATCCTCGGCCTCCCGAAGGGGCGGTGA
- a CDS encoding amidohydrolase family protein: MALELPRIISVDDHVIEPAHLFDVWLPAKYRDRGPKALTAGIGELEYTGGKYVISMDPDGPPTDWWIYEDLKFPYKRNIAAVGFDRDDMTLEGITREEMRRGCWDPKARLLDMDLNHVEASLCFPTFPRFCGQTFAEAKDKEVALACVRAYNDWMVEEWCGDSGGRLIPLCIIPLWDIGLAVAEIRRNAARGVRAVTFSEIPTHLGLPSIHSGYWDPFFAVCQETGTVVNMHIGSSSQMPAASPDAPPAVQASLSFNNAMASMMDFLFSGVLVKFPTLKLAYSEGQMGWIPYALERADDVWQEHRAWGGVRDTVPEPPSTYYYRQIYCCFFRDKHGIASLDVVGRDNATFETDYPHVDSTFPHTKEVALDHVKGLDQETVHKLMRGNAIRMLGLDLV; the protein is encoded by the coding sequence ATGGCACTGGAACTGCCTCGGATCATCAGCGTCGACGACCACGTGATCGAGCCCGCCCACCTCTTCGACGTGTGGCTGCCCGCGAAGTACCGCGACCGCGGCCCCAAGGCCCTCACCGCCGGGATCGGGGAGCTGGAGTACACCGGCGGCAAGTACGTGATCTCCATGGATCCCGACGGCCCGCCCACCGACTGGTGGATCTACGAGGACCTGAAGTTCCCGTACAAGCGCAACATCGCCGCCGTCGGCTTCGACCGCGACGACATGACCCTGGAGGGCATCACCCGCGAGGAGATGCGCCGTGGCTGCTGGGACCCGAAGGCACGGCTCCTCGACATGGACCTCAACCACGTCGAGGCCTCCCTCTGCTTCCCCACCTTCCCGCGCTTCTGCGGGCAGACCTTCGCCGAGGCCAAGGACAAGGAGGTGGCACTGGCCTGCGTGCGCGCGTACAACGACTGGATGGTCGAGGAGTGGTGCGGCGACAGCGGCGGCCGGCTGATCCCGCTGTGCATCATCCCCCTCTGGGACATCGGCCTCGCCGTCGCCGAGATCCGCCGCAACGCCGCCCGCGGGGTCCGCGCCGTCACCTTCTCCGAGATCCCCACCCACCTGGGGCTGCCGTCCATCCACTCCGGGTACTGGGACCCCTTCTTCGCCGTCTGCCAGGAGACCGGCACGGTCGTCAACATGCACATCGGGTCCTCCTCCCAGATGCCCGCCGCCTCCCCCGACGCGCCGCCCGCCGTCCAGGCCTCGCTGAGCTTCAACAACGCCATGGCCTCGATGATGGACTTCCTCTTCAGCGGGGTGCTGGTGAAGTTCCCGACGCTGAAGCTCGCGTACAGCGAGGGCCAGATGGGCTGGATCCCGTACGCCCTGGAACGCGCCGACGACGTCTGGCAGGAGCACCGCGCCTGGGGCGGGGTCCGCGACACCGTCCCCGAGCCGCCGTCCACGTACTACTACCGGCAGATCTACTGCTGCTTCTTCCGCGACAAGCACGGCATCGCCTCGCTGGACGTCGTCGGCCGCGACAACGCCACCTTCGAGACCGACTACCCGCACGTCGACTCGACCTTCCCGCACACCAAGGAGGTCGCCCTCGACCACGTCAAGGGCCTCGACCAGGAGACCGTCCACAAGCTGATGCGCGGCAACGCCATCCGCATGCTCGGCCTGGACCTCGTCTGA
- a CDS encoding class I adenylate-forming enzyme family protein — translation MTTTETAAGAAAAARTADDATATATALGRSATLWELIARRAALTPAATVLIQAADHPAAEQGAAGQPAADREAADHPAADHPAADRTLTFGALRDRAERVAAGLYGMGVRPGTVVAWQLPTRIETVLLSAALARLGAVQSPVIPFYRDREVGFALRESKAEFFAVPGSWRGFDHTAMAHRLGARGVFEAYADLPDGDPAVLPPPPADGTSVRWIYWTSGTTSDPKGVLHTDRSLIAGGSCLAHALRLTPADVGSMAFPYAHIAGPDYTVMLLLYGFPAVLFEKFAMPDALAGYRRHRVTVAGGSTAFYSMFLAEQRKDPSVRLLPSLRLLAGGGAPKPPEIYHAVVRELGCQLTHGYGMTEVPMITMGSPDDTPENLATTEGRPPRGMSIRITAPDGTPLPPGTDGEVRLRGEAVCQGYLNRPDTGEETFDADGYLITGDLGHLTPSGHLVLTGRSKDVIIRKGENISAKEVEDLLHQLPGVADAAVIGLPDEERGERVCAVVEQPPGAAPLTLPQVTAHLRAQGLSPHKLPEQLELVDALPRNDALRKVLKYRLRERYS, via the coding sequence ATGACGACCACGGAAACGGCGGCGGGAGCGGCCGCGGCGGCCCGGACGGCGGACGACGCCACGGCCACCGCCACCGCGCTCGGCCGGTCCGCGACCCTCTGGGAGCTGATCGCCCGCCGCGCCGCCCTCACCCCCGCCGCCACCGTCCTCATCCAGGCCGCCGACCATCCCGCCGCCGAGCAGGGGGCCGCCGGTCAGCCCGCCGCCGACCGGGAGGCCGCCGACCATCCCGCCGCCGACCACCCCGCCGCCGACCGCACCCTCACCTTCGGCGCCCTGCGCGACCGCGCCGAACGCGTCGCCGCCGGCCTGTACGGCATGGGCGTGCGCCCCGGCACCGTCGTCGCCTGGCAGCTCCCGACCCGCATCGAGACCGTGCTGCTGTCGGCCGCCCTCGCCCGCCTCGGCGCCGTCCAGTCCCCGGTGATCCCCTTCTACCGCGACCGCGAAGTCGGCTTCGCGCTGCGCGAGTCCAAGGCCGAGTTCTTCGCCGTACCCGGCTCCTGGCGCGGCTTCGACCACACCGCCATGGCCCACCGGCTCGGCGCCCGCGGCGTCTTCGAGGCGTACGCGGACCTCCCCGACGGCGACCCGGCCGTACTGCCCCCGCCGCCCGCCGACGGCACCTCCGTCCGCTGGATCTACTGGACCTCCGGCACCACCTCCGACCCCAAGGGCGTCCTGCACACCGACCGCTCCCTCATCGCCGGCGGCTCCTGCCTCGCCCACGCCCTGCGCCTGACCCCCGCCGACGTCGGCTCGATGGCCTTCCCGTACGCGCACATAGCCGGCCCCGACTACACGGTGATGCTGCTGCTGTACGGCTTCCCCGCCGTCCTCTTCGAGAAGTTCGCGATGCCCGACGCACTCGCGGGCTACCGCCGCCACCGCGTCACCGTCGCCGGCGGCTCCACCGCCTTCTACTCCATGTTCCTCGCCGAACAGCGCAAGGACCCCTCGGTCAGGCTCCTCCCGAGCCTGCGGCTGCTGGCGGGCGGCGGCGCCCCCAAGCCCCCGGAGATCTACCACGCGGTGGTGCGCGAGCTGGGCTGCCAGCTCACCCACGGCTACGGCATGACCGAGGTACCGATGATCACCATGGGCTCCCCGGACGACACCCCCGAGAACCTCGCCACCACCGAGGGCCGGCCCCCGCGGGGCATGTCCATCCGCATCACCGCCCCCGACGGCACCCCCCTGCCCCCCGGCACCGACGGCGAGGTCCGGCTGCGCGGCGAGGCCGTCTGCCAGGGCTACCTGAACCGGCCGGACACCGGCGAGGAGACCTTCGACGCCGACGGCTACCTGATCACCGGCGACCTCGGCCACCTCACCCCCTCCGGCCACCTGGTCCTCACCGGACGCAGCAAGGACGTGATCATCCGCAAGGGCGAGAACATCTCGGCGAAGGAGGTCGAGGACCTCCTCCACCAGCTCCCCGGCGTCGCCGACGCCGCCGTCATCGGCCTGCCCGACGAGGAACGCGGCGAACGCGTCTGCGCCGTCGTCGAACAGCCCCCCGGCGCCGCCCCCCTCACGCTGCCCCAGGTCACCGCCCACCTGCGCGCCCAGGGCCTCTCCCCGCACAAGCTCCCCGAGCAGCTGGAACTGGTCGACGCCCTGCCCCGCAACGACGCCCTGCGCAAGGTGCTGAAGTACCGGCTGCGCGAGCGCTACAGCTGA
- a CDS encoding CHAP domain-containing protein, giving the protein MSARRSSRMLTVALTSFVAAPMLAVALPAVSAQAESTTVATIARAQVGNTCGDYNCQYPGAWCAEFTRWVWNRAGANTSGISAAAVSIYQYGKNKGTLHGTPQVGDAVLYDKDGNLNDGEADHVNIVVAVSGDDIQTVGGNESGGVRFRSWFNWKTNSSPVGAGRALAFVGPAGLPETPSTPVSKAGDIFHATRLVDGSWENFAPLNGFGGAAFFNASQESIAATPDGSTQTLATGNDGNLYHTARYTDRTWTGWSALPGFDGAATFAAKDQAMTGMASGDAQVMAIGNDGRIYHNARFVNGTWQGWVPVGNWQAKKIATAGLADGSMQTLIVGNDGNVYHAVRAVDGTWSSWNALPGTGTAATFQAGAIAIAALPNGDTQMLATGNDGLVYHNIRSANGTLQGWAKVDGYGGAPGFAASSLAITGMPSGDTQMLAVGNDGKTYHAARYANGSWQGWWATGMGAQKVAIAGLPDGSAQMLATRN; this is encoded by the coding sequence ATGTCCGCTCGCCGCTCCTCCCGCATGCTCACCGTCGCCCTCACCTCCTTCGTCGCCGCCCCGATGCTCGCCGTGGCCCTGCCCGCGGTCTCGGCGCAGGCCGAGTCGACGACGGTCGCCACGATCGCCCGTGCCCAGGTCGGCAACACCTGCGGCGACTACAACTGCCAGTACCCGGGCGCCTGGTGCGCCGAGTTCACCCGCTGGGTGTGGAACAGGGCCGGGGCGAACACCTCCGGCATCAGCGCGGCGGCGGTCAGCATCTACCAGTACGGCAAGAACAAGGGGACGCTGCACGGCACCCCGCAGGTCGGTGACGCGGTCCTCTACGACAAGGACGGCAACCTGAACGACGGCGAGGCCGACCACGTCAACATCGTCGTCGCGGTCAGCGGGGACGACATCCAGACGGTGGGCGGCAACGAGAGCGGCGGCGTGCGCTTCCGTTCCTGGTTCAACTGGAAGACCAACTCCAGCCCGGTGGGCGCCGGCCGGGCCCTGGCCTTCGTCGGTCCGGCCGGCCTGCCCGAGACCCCCTCGACGCCCGTCAGCAAGGCCGGCGACATCTTCCACGCGACCCGTCTCGTCGACGGCAGCTGGGAGAACTTCGCTCCGCTGAACGGCTTCGGCGGCGCGGCCTTCTTCAACGCCTCGCAGGAATCCATCGCCGCCACCCCCGACGGCTCCACGCAGACCCTCGCCACCGGCAACGACGGGAACCTCTACCACACCGCCCGCTACACGGACCGCACCTGGACGGGCTGGTCGGCACTGCCCGGATTCGACGGCGCCGCGACCTTCGCCGCCAAGGACCAGGCCATGACGGGCATGGCCAGCGGTGACGCCCAGGTGATGGCGATCGGCAACGACGGCCGCATCTACCACAACGCCCGCTTCGTGAACGGCACCTGGCAGGGCTGGGTCCCCGTCGGCAACTGGCAGGCGAAGAAGATCGCCACCGCGGGCCTCGCCGACGGCAGCATGCAGACCCTGATCGTCGGCAACGACGGCAACGTCTACCACGCCGTCCGCGCCGTCGACGGCACCTGGAGCAGCTGGAACGCCCTCCCCGGCACCGGCACCGCCGCCACCTTCCAGGCCGGCGCCATCGCCATCGCCGCCCTTCCCAACGGCGACACCCAGATGCTCGCCACCGGCAACGACGGCCTCGTCTACCACAACATCCGCTCCGCCAACGGCACCCTCCAGGGCTGGGCCAAGGTCGACGGATACGGCGGCGCCCCCGGCTTCGCCGCCAGCAGCCTCGCCATCACCGGCATGCCCAGCGGCGACACCCAGATGCTCGCCGTCGGCAACGACGGCAAGACCTACCACGCCGCCCGCTACGCCAACGGCTCCTGGCAGGGCTGGTGGGCCACCGGAATGGGCGCCCAGAAGGTCGCCATCGCCGGCCTCCCCGACGGCAGCGCCCAGATGCTCGCCACCCGCAACTGA
- a CDS encoding transglycosylase family protein, whose product MPHRETSAMSRNARRPRLAVITATALAAVALSTIGAGSAQAASVATWDKVAQCESTNNWSINTGNGYYGGLQILKSTWDAFGGRAYASYPHQATKQQQILIAEKILAGQGAGAWGSCGSAAGLAYDHADPYPGDTAPPAPVSKAGDVYHAIRATDGSWTPFQALNGYAGAAFFNASQESIAATPDGSTQTLATGNDGNLYHTARYTNGSWSGWAALPGFGGAATFAAKDQAMTGMGNGDAHVMAIGNDGKIYQNTRFKSGTWAGWTGVGSWQAKKIAVAGLPDGSTQTLIVGNDGNVYHAVRAVDGTWSSWNALPGTGTAATFQAGAIAIAALPNGDTQMLATGNDGLVYHNIRSANGTLQGWAKVDGYGGAPGFAASSLAITGMPSGDTQMLAVGNDGKTYHAARYANGSWQGWWATGMGAQKVAIAGLPDGSAQMLATRN is encoded by the coding sequence ATGCCGCACAGAGAGACCTCCGCGATGTCCCGCAACGCCCGCCGTCCCCGCCTCGCCGTCATCACCGCCACCGCGCTCGCAGCCGTCGCCCTCTCCACGATCGGAGCCGGCTCCGCGCAGGCCGCCTCGGTCGCCACCTGGGACAAGGTGGCGCAGTGCGAGAGCACCAACAACTGGAGCATCAACACCGGCAACGGCTACTACGGCGGCCTCCAGATACTGAAGAGCACCTGGGACGCCTTCGGCGGACGGGCCTACGCCTCCTACCCCCACCAGGCGACGAAGCAGCAGCAGATCCTGATCGCGGAGAAGATCCTCGCCGGCCAGGGCGCGGGCGCCTGGGGCAGCTGCGGCTCGGCGGCCGGCCTGGCGTACGACCACGCGGACCCGTACCCGGGGGACACCGCCCCGCCGGCTCCGGTCAGCAAGGCCGGCGACGTCTACCACGCCATCCGCGCGACCGACGGGAGCTGGACGCCGTTCCAGGCGCTGAACGGCTACGCCGGCGCGGCCTTCTTCAACGCCTCGCAGGAATCCATCGCCGCCACCCCCGACGGCTCCACGCAGACCCTCGCCACCGGCAACGACGGGAACCTGTACCACACCGCCCGCTACACCAACGGTTCGTGGAGCGGCTGGGCGGCCCTGCCCGGCTTCGGCGGCGCCGCGACCTTCGCCGCCAAGGACCAGGCCATGACGGGCATGGGCAACGGCGACGCCCACGTCATGGCGATCGGCAACGACGGCAAGATCTACCAGAACACCCGCTTCAAGAGCGGTACGTGGGCCGGCTGGACGGGCGTGGGCTCCTGGCAGGCGAAGAAGATCGCGGTCGCCGGCCTCCCCGACGGCTCCACCCAGACCCTGATCGTCGGCAACGACGGCAACGTCTACCACGCCGTCCGCGCCGTCGACGGCACCTGGAGCAGCTGGAACGCCCTCCCCGGCACCGGCACCGCCGCCACCTTCCAGGCCGGCGCCATCGCCATCGCCGCCCTTCCCAACGGCGACACCCAGATGCTCGCCACCGGCAACGACGGCCTCGTCTACCACAACATCCGCTCCGCCAACGGCACCCTCCAGGGCTGGGCCAAGGTCGACGGATACGGCGGCGCCCCCGGCTTCGCCGCCAGCAGCCTCGCCATCACCGGCATGCCCAGCGGCGACACCCAGATGCTCGCCGTCGGCAACGACGGCAAGACCTACCACGCCGCCCGCTACGCCAACGGCTCCTGGCAGGGCTGGTGGGCCACCGGAATGGGCGCCCAGAAGGTCGCCATCGCCGGCCTCCCCGACGGCAGCGCCCAGATGCTCGCCACCCGCAACTGA
- a CDS encoding zf-HC2 domain-containing protein: MTGPSEDTPDDAYEQRAAGRARIPGPRAAGDDLDAPETLPAPPPSHAVLKSLLGAWALAACSAEETQAVEDHLTECAPCAEEALRLRDAVGLLHPEESLDLKPLLRSRVLEDCLGKRPARIPVPVWANPYDTETARLDALLRDFGDSEWHTPVRLKWFEEERRRTHRTTVAGVIGHLLTVDGLIATALGLDDPLGPEAPPGGPAGRTEHFWNSSPYPVTRKVREPWRAQGHTLVRTVSFAGRGVAELDVDYGGFALPLGDAFLERAFECWVHAWDIAEAVDYPYEPPSGPHLHRMIDLAARLLPGALAGRRRSGLAAPARGLVAAGAPGRTLHLEIEGAGGGGWDIALDSPAAKPSREHTVAEVALDGLEFCQLAAGHISPEEAAVGQTGDREAIRDVLFAAASLSRL, encoded by the coding sequence ATGACCGGACCCTCCGAAGACACCCCCGACGACGCGTACGAGCAGCGGGCGGCCGGTCGCGCACGGATACCGGGTCCCCGCGCGGCCGGTGACGACCTGGACGCCCCCGAGACCCTGCCGGCCCCGCCGCCCTCGCACGCCGTGCTGAAGTCCCTGCTCGGCGCGTGGGCGCTCGCCGCGTGCTCCGCGGAGGAGACCCAGGCCGTCGAAGACCACCTGACCGAGTGCGCGCCCTGCGCCGAGGAGGCGCTGCGGCTGCGCGACGCGGTGGGCCTGCTGCACCCGGAGGAGAGCCTCGACCTCAAGCCGCTGCTGCGTTCGCGGGTGCTGGAGGACTGCCTGGGCAAGCGGCCCGCCCGCATCCCCGTGCCGGTGTGGGCGAACCCGTACGACACCGAGACGGCGCGGCTCGACGCGCTGCTACGGGACTTCGGCGACTCGGAGTGGCACACCCCGGTGCGGCTGAAGTGGTTCGAGGAGGAACGGCGGCGTACGCACCGCACCACGGTCGCGGGGGTGATCGGGCACCTGCTCACGGTGGACGGGCTGATCGCGACCGCGCTGGGGCTGGACGACCCGCTGGGCCCGGAGGCGCCGCCGGGCGGCCCGGCCGGACGCACCGAGCACTTCTGGAACTCCTCCCCCTACCCCGTCACCCGCAAGGTCCGCGAGCCCTGGCGGGCACAGGGGCACACGCTGGTCCGTACGGTGTCCTTCGCGGGCCGGGGCGTGGCCGAACTGGACGTGGACTACGGCGGGTTCGCGCTGCCGCTGGGGGACGCCTTCCTGGAGCGGGCCTTCGAGTGCTGGGTGCACGCCTGGGACATCGCGGAGGCGGTGGACTACCCGTACGAGCCGCCCTCGGGGCCGCACCTGCACCGGATGATCGACCTCGCTGCGCGGCTGCTGCCCGGAGCCCTGGCGGGCCGGCGCCGCTCGGGACTGGCGGCGCCGGCCCGCGGCCTGGTCGCGGCGGGCGCTCCGGGCCGGACCCTGCACCTGGAGATCGAGGGCGCGGGCGGGGGCGGCTGGGACATCGCCCTGGACTCCCCGGCCGCGAAACCGTCGCGGGAGCACACGGTGGCGGAAGTCGCCCTGGACGGGCTGGAGTTCTGCCAGCTGGCCGCCGGGCACATCTCCCCGGAGGAGGCCGCCGTCGGCCAGACCGGTGACCGGGAGGCGATCCGTGACGTGCTCTTCGCCGCGGCGTCGCTGAGCCGGCTGTAG
- a CDS encoding sigma-70 family RNA polymerase sigma factor — protein sequence MAKDVPPRWDRRMQQRLARGEAAALGELYDRFASLVHSLAHRVLGDEKAADRITREVFGYIWENPDAYDPKQGSMRSWVARITQGQAVARLRQAELGRGSREELEQKVRSANAAARADYIVTSMPAPLRAALELAYFKRRDYRQAAADLQISEDEARRRLRLGLQLLSTANVLPREDTAPPGYGPRGYGTPR from the coding sequence ATGGCGAAGGACGTTCCACCGCGCTGGGACCGTCGCATGCAGCAGCGCCTCGCCCGCGGTGAGGCCGCGGCGCTGGGGGAGCTCTACGACCGCTTCGCCTCGCTGGTCCACAGCCTGGCCCACCGGGTCCTCGGCGACGAGAAGGCCGCGGACCGCATCACCCGCGAGGTCTTCGGCTACATCTGGGAGAACCCGGACGCCTACGACCCCAAGCAGGGCTCCATGCGCTCCTGGGTCGCCCGGATCACCCAGGGCCAGGCCGTCGCCCGCCTGCGCCAGGCCGAACTGGGCCGCGGCTCGCGCGAGGAACTGGAGCAGAAGGTGCGCAGCGCCAACGCGGCCGCCCGCGCGGACTACATCGTCACCTCCATGCCCGCGCCCTTGCGGGCCGCCCTGGAGCTGGCGTACTTCAAGCGCCGCGACTACCGCCAGGCCGCCGCCGACCTGCAGATCAGCGAGGACGAGGCGCGGCGCAGGCTGCGGCTCGGCCTCCAGTTGCTGTCGACCGCCAACGTCCTCCCCCGGGAGGACACCGCCCCGCCCGGATACGGCCCACGCGGATACGGAACGCCCCGATGA
- a CDS encoding EF-hand domain-containing protein: protein MDSAEYERKIAARFATFDQDGSGYIDREDFSTAAKAVLAEFGTAARSEKGQAVFNGAEAFWQGMAGIADVNGNQRVSREEFVTGAAKRLRDNPERFAEIARPFLHAVIAVADEDGPGASPAATARVLRVLGTEPALAVQVASALDTDGDGRISEDEILAAFAGYCGVDPDA from the coding sequence ATGGACAGCGCAGAGTACGAGCGCAAGATCGCCGCCCGATTCGCCACCTTCGACCAGGACGGCTCCGGCTATATCGACCGGGAGGACTTCAGCACGGCGGCGAAGGCCGTGCTGGCCGAATTCGGTACGGCCGCACGCTCGGAGAAGGGCCAGGCCGTCTTCAACGGCGCCGAGGCGTTCTGGCAGGGAATGGCCGGGATCGCCGACGTCAACGGCAACCAGCGCGTCTCCCGCGAGGAGTTCGTCACCGGTGCGGCGAAGCGGCTGCGGGACAACCCGGAGCGGTTCGCGGAGATCGCCCGGCCGTTCCTGCACGCCGTGATCGCCGTCGCGGACGAGGACGGCCCCGGCGCGAGCCCCGCGGCGACGGCCCGCGTGCTGCGCGTCCTCGGCACCGAGCCCGCCCTGGCCGTCCAGGTCGCCTCGGCCCTGGACACGGACGGCGACGGCCGCATCTCGGAGGACGAGATCCTGGCCGCCTTCGCCGGCTACTGCGGCGTCGACCCCGACGCCTGA